A DNA window from Sphingomonas changnyeongensis contains the following coding sequences:
- the sdhD gene encoding succinate dehydrogenase, hydrophobic membrane anchor protein produces the protein MGTGTQIGRVRGLGSAKSGAHHWWTHRLTAGSNFLLMLWFIFSIARLPSLDYATVTAWLQDPLAAVPMMLTVLSVFWHFRMGLQVVIEDYQHNEQRVLWLVALNFYAVGAGALAIFSILKIAFAGAA, from the coding sequence GCAGATCGGCCGCGTGCGCGGCCTGGGCTCCGCCAAATCGGGTGCCCATCACTGGTGGACCCACAGGCTGACGGCGGGATCGAACTTCCTGCTGATGCTGTGGTTCATCTTCTCGATCGCCCGGCTGCCGTCGCTCGATTACGCGACGGTGACCGCGTGGCTGCAGGATCCGCTGGCGGCGGTGCCGATGATGCTGACGGTGCTCAGCGTGTTCTGGCATTTCCGCATGGGGCTGCAGGTCGTCATCGAGGACTATCAGCACAATGAGCAGCGCGTGCTCTGGCTCGTCGCGCTCAACTTCTACGCGGTCGGCGCGGGCGCGCTGGCCATCTTCTCGATCCTCAAGATCGCCTTTGCGGGAGCTGCCTGA